The nucleotide window ATTGTAGCTGCACAAGGTGCCTTCTGTATGGGATTAGTATATTTTTGAGACCTGCCATTGAATGAGTAGAGCACTTAGAACGAACATACCAACTCAACACAGTCAAAAAGACCAGACTCAAGTCAATATCTTCACCTTTCTCAGTGCATGTTTAGCCTCAAAAACAAGGGAAGGGAAGCAGTAAATAGAGAACAATcatataaaatacatttatacatacataaaaatatataatagcaaaatgaatACTAGGCATACCTGTAGTGCACATTGTCTTGTAAAGTTGAGCGATATACGGATCACCTTTTGTGCTCATATGAGGTCTCTCCAAGCATTCTAGAAATGCTAAATCAGCTTTCAGAAGCTTTTCTTGATCATGAGTATCATAACCAATATCATGACAATAGCAGCAAAAATCTAACCAATCAATTGGCCTCCTATCCCAAATAAGGGATCCACCATCTTTCCCACTTGACCAATTAGGACCACAATAATGCCCATAACGTGGAAATAACTGCGAAAGGAATGCTCTAGCACCTGTATGCCATGGAACCTTGCAAACATATGGCCTAAACCGGATAGGTGTGGGAGGCTCAAAAACCGAATTTTCTTGTGCACGCCTTTTTAATCCTTTGTTTATAGTAGTTGGAGTGCGAATTCTATCATTACCATTCACTGCCTTAGGAGGTACTGAAACTAGAGTCCATCCCCACAGCCTGATCTCAAAACTAGCTTTCTGTTTAGGCTCTATGGAAGCACTTGTGGAAGCAAAAGTCAAATCCGAATCCCTTTTGGGATCAACTCCAAACCATGGAAAGCTAAGGAATCCAAAGTTCATTGTTAGCAAACACAAGATGCCACCATGCTACAGATCTTAGCCACCTGATAAAACAAGATTATATCGAGAAATGTAATTTCATTTTGAAACACATAAGCATAACAGTTTTTTTAAATTCTGAAAGAGTTCTCTTCAATTAATGGCACCAAAGCAGTATCGacaattcacataacattgagCTAGATGGTTTCAATGTTTTCAGCATAAAAATTTTGCTTAACAACACAAATAATCAATCACGATTCCAGAAATTTAAAAGCAAAGACCatagattaaaaaaaaagaaatacaaTATGAAGCACATTCCCTTAGTAAACACCAAATCCTTCAAGAAAATAGAACAAACTGAaaagaaatcaaaattttaacTTCCCAGTAAGACAGCTAAATTATGTTGATACTTGACCATTATTTTACCTCCTAAGATGTGTTTGAAACAATGTGAAAATAGAATTCACGTGTTTAACATACAACATACATGAATCACTCAATTTTATGGAATTTATTAATCgattcaaataaataaatttatcgcTGTCTTGTTCTTGTTTAATTTCATTATTCTCTCATAACAGCTAAATTCCTATCCTAGGATCAAAGAAATGCTTATTTTACCTAAATTAAATTCCTTTTGAGATGtcgaaaataaatcaaatttattcaCTCTAAACTAAATTATAAGGTTATTAACTTAGAATgtacaccaaaaaaaaaaaatcatagaaAGAAGAAGAGCAATAAAAAAATTTCTCCCTCTTTCTTCCGGGTTTTCTCGGGAACTGAACAAACAAAAGTAACTATAAggtaaaaataattagaattaacaAAAGAAATACGTTACAGGGAAAGGGGAAGAGGAATTGAAAAAGTAAAACAGGGGAAGGCAGACGAGAAAGTAGTTTCTGGAGAAAATTTACGTGGATAGGGATGGGTAGGGCCCGCACAAACTATAtgatatgtaaagattccattggATGTATTTCCATATCAGCTCGTCTTTCTTCCAccgtctttttttttctttataaaataatattttatcggAACTTTACTCTTgtttttttactttaaatttaatttcaatttatatGCAATATTAAAAAGGCaaaatttcaagaggttaattcAGTAAAAAGCATAGTCTTCCAAACAAATTGACAATCAAACTTGATCAGGAAATTCATAAAGGACGTTGAATTTAAACGTATTTCTATAAAAGAATTAACACGAAAAGAATTCCGAGTTTTGAGAGTTGATTAGAAGGAAAGACAACTTCCAAGAAAGAGAGCTGCTTTAAGCGAGGGAACGTCGGGAAGACATAAATCTGCTAATTACATTTTATATAGACTGGAATCTATAAAGATAATATACAGGTGTATAATGCTGCTACCGGAGGAGAATGTTAAGAAAATCCAACAAAACAAACAGTTTCTTAGATAATGATTGTTTTATAGTAACAAATTCAGGATTatctttcctctttttttttttttgtctatcaATCATttctgaaataataataattttgattttgcaACCAAAAGGAAAAAGCATCGGATCTGAATAAGAAGAGGATGATGATAATTACATCAATTTGAATCCCGCAAAGTCAGCAgaataaagaaagaataaaatcggaaacgaaataaaaaggaaaaaggaacTAACCAGAGAAAGGTGGATCTCGGGAGAAGGCTGATGGGGAAAGGAAATAGAGAAGATATAAAAGAAGGGAAGTGAGCTTAGGGTTTGGTCGAGGGAATAACTGAAAAAGGAGACAGCGAAAACAAgataagagagagagagagagagagagaggggtgGGGGTTCTGGCATAAACTGGGAAATGCCCGAATGACTGAGGGCTAGAATTTTCGATACGAAAATGTGGCtcaaattattatgaaattaaatGACGTGGCTCTTTTAGCTGCTCGAATCATATGTGAATTACATCACCTGTGTTTTGTTCAATGCGTTTGCTCTTCCtttcaaattttaataatttactcaacctatcaaattatttaaaattttaaataattgtatttttttgttttcaaaatttattaaaagtgTCCCTATGGGTGTTAGGGCTTGACATTGTTTTTTTATGtgttttggttaaaataaatgTGTGtgcttatattttttatattatgtgaGATGATAAAAGTTTATTCTACATTAATTAGTGATTGTTTCTACTCTTTTAATGTGTTTACAGAATATGGAAGAATAGTTATTAGATTTGTTTCTATAGATaccttgaaaataaaaaataaaaaaatcttaaattatTCGGGTTGGCCTCTTTTAAGGGTCTTTGAGTTTCATGGGCTAGTTTCTCTTTAAACTTTGAATTTCTTGTTTCACAATTTTACCCGACAAAGTGACATTATTTTTGTTTTAGCTTTTCAGTGAAAACAAACATTAAATATAAAATCTAGGTGGTTTACTTTaagattaaatcttaaaattatacacaagttttagtttaatttacaattgtatacataaattttaattttgtactATTTTATATATGCAATTTTGATTCACTCTAATTCTCataaattcttaatataattattgatatagcataattttatttttatatattacatatacaaacaattatatttattaagtatgaaaataaattaatgtatttattttttaaaatgtgtccgattgaattaaaattaaagctttatatatatatttgaaccaCAATTAAAGTTTCATGTATATAATTGCACTAAATCAAAGTCCATGATCAAATTATATATTGAACTAAAATTGTGTATAGTTTTAAGATTTTTCCATTTGCTTCATCTATATTATTGGATAGTTTACTTCTCCACTACAGATTAATTAATTGTGGTTTTCCTTtcttctttcaaatttttttttcattcatttaaATTGGATTTTAAACAttataatttcatacatttcaatcTTGACTTTAGCTACTCTTGGTTGAGTTACAACTTAATATAACTGCTACTCTTCGATTTTCTAGTAACCTAACTCCTTAAACTCCTTGATTTCTTAGTTGTTTTTCCTCTCAATCCCTCCTGTTTCT belongs to Gossypium arboreum isolate Shixiya-1 chromosome 7, ASM2569848v2, whole genome shotgun sequence and includes:
- the LOC108466957 gene encoding uncharacterized protein LOC108466957 codes for the protein MNFGFLSFPWFGVDPKRDSDLTFASTSASIEPKQKASFEIRLWGWTLVSVPPKAVNGNDRIRTPTTINKGLKRRAQENSVFEPPTPIRFRPYVCKVPWHTGARAFLSQLFPRYGHYCGPNWSSGKDGGSLIWDRRPIDWLDFCCYCHDIGYDTHDQEKLLKADLAFLECLERPHMSTKGDPYIAQLYKTMCTTGLKNILIPYRRHLVQLQYGQPLIDFRWINNMKRRSWNFQKT